In Flavobacterium praedii, the DNA window GGCAAGAGTTTAATTTCTCTTGCCTTTTTTATTTATTGTACACTTTTTAGCACCGATTTTTTCTTAAAATACAAAGCTATATATGCCCAAACGGCACAAACACTTCCTATAATAATCATATTTTTGATGGAATCCCAAGTTTGTGAGAGCGTGCCATTCTCAATAATTAATATTCTAAAAGCTTTCAAAAAATGTGTCAACGGAATTACATTGGCTACACCTTGTACCCAATTGGGCATTTGACTCAACGGCCAGCTGAACCCGCTTAAAATGAAACTAGGTGTCGCGATAACCATTAAAATTTCAGTGGCTTTAAGTTGATTTGGAATTAAGATACTCACTAATATTCCGATGAAAGAAACGGACAACACAAATATCCCCGCCACAAAGGTGAGCTGTAGTAAATTTTCGAAAAAAGAAATTCTGAAATAAAAGGTAAAGAACCAATAGAGAAGCCAAACGCCAAAACTCATAATAAGGTAAGGAATGATTTTTATACTCATCATTTTTAAAACCGAAGGACATTTGTTTACTAAAATTTTAAAAGTTCCATTCTCAAATTCAGAGGCAAAAGATAAGGCTAATGCTAGTAGAATTACTTGTTGCAAAACAGCCGCTAAAACACCAGGCCATAAGTAATATAAGTAATTGCTGCTACGGTTGTTTTTTTTGACAAAAGTAGTTTTAAAAGGTTCATATTCTGACGCTAATAATTTTTCAGGTATGCCTTGCTTGCGTAAGGTCTCCATTTGAACGCCTACTTTTAAGGTGCCTAAACAAACTTGTATAGCATTAGACGAAAAATTGGCAGTTAAAATATTAGCAGTATTAACAATAGTAATGATTTCTGGGTACCGTTTGGTGAGTACCATTTTTTGAAAATCTTTGGGAATAATTACTATGCAATTGGCTTCATTGTCTATTGCAATTTTCGAAAGGTCATTTTTGTCGAATAAAAGCGCTTTGATAGTTATGACTTCATCATCATTAAACATTTCAATAGCTTTTGCACTCATTTCAGATTGATCCATATCAACAACAATAATAGGTAAATCTGTTGCTTTTCCTTTACTGTAAACATATCCTAACAAAATGGCATACAATAAAGGAGCTCCTATAAATAGCATTCGTAAGATTTTATTTTGCCAGAATAATTGAAATTCTCTTTTTAAGAGGGAAAAGAAATTTTGCATAATTATAATGATAAAGTTACAGTTGTTTTCGTAATTAAATCTTTTGTTTCATTTATGTCTAATGGAGAAATTCGCACTTCAAACAAACTTTCTTGTAATTCATAATCGGGATAAGCGGTTGCAATGTTTCCGTATGCACCCAATTGTTTTATTATAGTAATTTTTCCTTTAATTTTTTTATCAGAATTTGGAATGCCAACACTAATTTCTTGCCCTTTTTTGAAACCAGAAAGCTGACTTTCTTGGACTGTAAATCGAAAGTACGTGCTATTGCTTATGTATCCATTAAATAAGGTGTAACCTGGTAAAGCCAACTCTCCCAAGTTAAGGGTTATGGTTTCAATACTCATATCTTGAGGAGCTATAACATAACGTTCTTTATTGGCAGATTCTACTTCTTGCAAAGCGCCGTAGGCTCTATCTTGCTGTCCTAATGCCATCGTTTGTTGTTCAATTCGTGCTCCTTTTCTAGCTTCATCAATTTCTGCTAAAACTGCATTGTATTGGGCTTGGGCTCCTTGATATTTGGCAAAAGTTTCATCAAAAGTTTGCTGAGAAACTAAGGAGTCTTTAAGCATATTACTTAATCTATTGATTGATTTTTGGGCAAATTCATATTGCTCTTTCAATCCCATTTTTTTGGCTTCAAGTTGCTTGATTTGATTGTCTGTAGCTCCTTTGACCGCCATAGAGTACTGCGCTTTTGCACTAATTACGGCACCTTCAGCTTGACTTTTTTTGGCGTCCACTTCTGGAATGTCAAGTATAGCGAGAGTGTCTCCTTTTTTAACAAGATCACCTTCTTTTACCAATATTTTAATTATTTTGCC includes these proteins:
- a CDS encoding ABC transporter permease; this translates as MLFIGAPLLYAILLGYVYSKGKATDLPIIVVDMDQSEMSAKAIEMFNDDEVITIKALLFDKNDLSKIAIDNEANCIVIIPKDFQKMVLTKRYPEIITIVNTANILTANFSSNAIQVCLGTLKVGVQMETLRKQGIPEKLLASEYEPFKTTFVKKNNRSSNYLYYLWPGVLAAVLQQVILLALALSFASEFENGTFKILVNKCPSVLKMMSIKIIPYLIMSFGVWLLYWFFTFYFRISFFENLLQLTFVAGIFVLSVSFIGILVSILIPNQLKATEILMVIATPSFILSGFSWPLSQMPNWVQGVANVIPLTHFLKAFRILIIENGTLSQTWDSIKNMIIIGSVCAVWAYIALYFKKKSVLKSVQ
- a CDS encoding HlyD family secretion protein, with amino-acid sequence MKRAITILFLTLIVLSCSKPKNNSLLQGKVENEQIAIVSKIPGKIIKILVKEGDLVKKGDTLAILDIPEVDAKKSQAEGAVISAKAQYSMAVKGATDNQIKQLEAKKMGLKEQYEFAQKSINRLSNMLKDSLVSQQTFDETFAKYQGAQAQYNAVLAEIDEARKGARIEQQTMALGQQDRAYGALQEVESANKERYVIAPQDMSIETITLNLGELALPGYTLFNGYISNSTYFRFTVQESQLSGFKKGQEISVGIPNSDKKIKGKITIIKQLGAYGNIATAYPDYELQESLFEVRISPLDINETKDLITKTTVTLSL